GTCGACACGGTCCAGATAGTCGACGGCTGGGATGAAGACCCCCTGTCGGGGCGGCTCGAGAACGGGAAGTGCTACGGGCAGGGCGCCTGCGACATGAAAGGCGGACTCGCGGCGGCGATGGTCGCGTTTCGGGCGCTTTCCGGCGCCGACCTGCGGGGCGACGTGATCTTCACCGCAGTCGTCGACGAGGAAGGACCCTACGGGCTCGGGACGAACCAGCTCCTCCGGGACGGGATTACCGACGAGTGCGACGCCGCGATCGTCACGGAACCCGGTCCCGTCCTCGCCCAGTCGGATCTCGAGAACCCGGCGCTCCTGCTCGGCGCCCGCGGACGATTCCTCTACGAGATCACCGTCCGCGGCCGCGCGGCGCACGGTTCACAGCCGCGGAAGGGAACCAACGCCGTCGTCGACGCCGGCAAACTGGCCGCCGCACTGTCGGAGATGGACGTCGGCTCTCACCCGAAACTGGGCGAGGGATCGGTCTGTCCGCTGCTGCTCGAGGGCGGCGGCGAGACGATCTCGGTTCCCGACGAGTGCCGGCTACTCGTCGATCGGCACGTCGTTATCGGCGAAGATCCCGAAGACGTCCTCGAAGACGCCAGACGGATCGCCGACGACCTCGACCTCGACTCGGAGATCGAGATCGGATTCCGCGACGCACCGGCGTCGGACGTCTACTACGGCCCGTACCTCACCGACGAGGACCACCCGCTCGTTCGCTCGCTCGAGGCCGGAACCGAGTCGGTTACCGGCACGAGCCCGGCGATCGGCTACTTCGCGAGTATCGGGGATTTCAACTACCTCGGTCATCGCGCGGACCTTCCGACGGTGATCGTCGGACCGGACGGGGAGAACATCCACGGGGCCGGGGAGTTCGTTCACACCGACGAAGTCGTCGACGTGGCTCGAATTCTCGTCGCCTCCGCGACGGAGTTTCTCGAGTGAGCCGCGGCCGGGCAAACTCGCACGGCGCTCACGGGACGGCCGCCGACGCTCGGGATCCGACCGGAGAACGATTCGCCGCGAGGGCGGACGCTAGAAGCCGCCGCCGAAGAGCAGATCGAGGAAGTCCTGCATCGCGAGGGCGGCGAGAACGATCGCGAGCAGGACGAGCGCCGCGTTGACGGCGTTCAGCTTCAGGGTGTTGCGGTACTTACCCATCGTCTCGCGGTCGTTGACCGCCCAGAACAGCAGCGTCGCCGCCACCGGCAGCGCGAAGATGCCGTTGTAAGTCGGGAAGAGGATAACCATGTCGACGACCGACAGGTCGAGCGCGGCGCTGATCAGCGGCGAGGCGAATCCTGACGCCGTCAGGCCGACGAACGTGAGTTTGAAGAGGCGGTCGCTCTGATCGACCTCGATCCCCATCGCCTCCGGAATGATGTACGCCGGCGCCCACATGATCGGGATGATGCTGTTGAACGCCGCGGTGATGACGCCGACGATGAACAGCACCATCGCCCACGTGCCGAGCACC
This DNA window, taken from Natronococcus sp. CG52, encodes the following:
- a CDS encoding M20 family metallopeptidase; amino-acid sequence: MTPETIEDAIDATETIDLLQALVRIESPYFEEEEIVTFVSEWLADNGLEPEFHPVSEPDLTGYEGANVVARLEGTDPDAPTLLLNAHVDTVQIVDGWDEDPLSGRLENGKCYGQGACDMKGGLAAAMVAFRALSGADLRGDVIFTAVVDEEGPYGLGTNQLLRDGITDECDAAIVTEPGPVLAQSDLENPALLLGARGRFLYEITVRGRAAHGSQPRKGTNAVVDAGKLAAALSEMDVGSHPKLGEGSVCPLLLEGGGETISVPDECRLLVDRHVVIGEDPEDVLEDARRIADDLDLDSEIEIGFRDAPASDVYYGPYLTDEDHPLVRSLEAGTESVTGTSPAIGYFASIGDFNYLGHRADLPTVIVGPDGENIHGAGEFVHTDEVVDVARILVASATEFLE